The Lycium ferocissimum isolate CSIRO_LF1 chromosome 10, AGI_CSIRO_Lferr_CH_V1, whole genome shotgun sequence genome window below encodes:
- the LOC132034098 gene encoding probable ubiquitin-like-specific protease 2B translates to MNDSTEAMDVFEFKAEEQPPEIEANKFCSTQNGAPGTNVNSKETGDELSVDTEAADSDFNGNRALSSLDVEGCSDERMLRLGSMPKITSTNKSRYPAREPNNRIGASFLEGSSYSGTASQEIFSGSPSNDESVGAVSDVEESISEESASYSSATPENHDIFDGPLSNHRFDHWEMFENKPIVFYPDYLYYQGTSYAVTDATVTFTSNFVEVKGSTMNENSGAFCIRFEVEDIFQIQPHLSGRFDVAVFKIHVYKRSTTQGENAHETSGIEEMEFAVNDFDLSEKCEAIQSLDGYKAVWNYHNENEEWRENSHGVTSNQQPKKYFPSYGESLEEVIYPKGDPDAVCISKRDFDLLAPDTFVNDTVIDFYIKYLKNGIPPEKRQQYHFFNCFFFRKLADMDKDPSSAFDGRAAFLRVRKWTRKVDLFDKDFVFIPVNYNYHWSLIVICHPGEVANFTDDDTAVSSAKVPCILHMDSFRGSHVGLKDLLRSYLCEEWTERTKETSDVVSSKFRNLRYIGLELPQQQNLSDCGLFLLHYVEKFLEEDPAGISPYRIKDYHNEFLSINWFQPHEPSIKRSAIQRLISNLLQNLSLENSPSCVSNSFFPEGGLKISNDDENAVELVSEQLGSSKSSDNLPHSQANEIDPFPTSSLTGVCASDSGFGLNGSFESESDETLLDMRFGHSASFNEFRSSLPPIQEEVEDGDHLLYTATETGLQHLGGNGSEPCALSYSSGSLAAETSWIPGVSVVQDVDGEELDSSPTTSVHDTENPLEVEVVEPCKVDRDMSSDEKIDHLSSTAADNIDCLVDGHATSGELLDITLAQCSVETHDNSGTGPFTSGQENLRDDIHGNGDLACKSLLLIGRGSGSEADPQQNVKRRRLTPLDEGEVAFRNSVSHDLHL, encoded by the exons ATGAACGATTCTACTGAAGCTATGGATGTTTTTGAGTTCAAAGCAGAAGAACAACCTCCAGAAATCGAAGCTAATAAGTTTTGCAGCACTCAAAATG GTGCACCAGGAACCAATGTAAACTCGAAGGAGACTGGTGATGAACTATCTGTAGACACTGAAGCAGCTGACAGTGATTTCAATGGTAATCGTGCTCTCTCAAGTCTGGATGTGGAAGGTTGCAGTGATGAGAGAATGCTGAGATTGGGTAGCATGCCAAAGATTACCTCAACAAACAAAAGTCGGTATCCTGCTAGAGAGCCTAACAATCGTATAGGTGCAAGTTTCTTGGAAGGCAGTTCATATAGTGGGACAGCTTCTCAAGAGATTTTCTCTGGATCTCCTTCCAAT GATGAATCAGTTGGTGCGGTTTCTGATGTTGAAGAAAGCATAAGTGAGGAATCGGCATCATACTCATCTGCCACTCCAGAAAACCATG ACATCTTTGATGGACCATTATCAAATCACCGCTTTGACCACTGGGAAATG TTTGAAAACAAGCCAATTGTTTTCTATCCCGATTATCTCTATTATCAAGGAACATCCTATGCAGTGACAGATGCTACAGTAACCTTTACCAGTAATTTTGTTGAGGTCAAAGGCTCAACAATGAATGAGAATTCAGGAGCTTTTTGCATTCGCTTTGAAGTTGAGGACATATTCCAAATTCAACCTCATTTGTCAGGAAGG TTTGATGTGGCTGTGTTTAAGATCCATGTATATAAAAGATCAACAACACAAGGTGAAAATGCTCACGAGACGTCTG GTATTGAGGAGATGGAGTTTGCTGTTAATGATTTTGACTTGTCTGAGAAATGTGAAGCAATTCAATCTTTGGATGGCTACAAGGCAGTGTGGAACTACCA CAATGAGAATGAAGAATGGAGGGAGAATTCACATGGGGTAACATCAAATCAGCAACCTAAGAAATATTTTCCAAG TTATGGTGAGTCGCTTGAAGAAGTTATTTATCCTAAAGGAGATCCTGATGCTGTTTGCATTAGTAAGAGGGACTTTGATCTTCTGGCACCAGATACATTTGTCAATGATACAGTTATTGATTTCTACATAAA GTATTTAAAGAACGGAATTCCACCAGAGAAGAGGCAACAATACCATTTCTTTAACTGTTTCTTCTTTCGAAAGTTGGCTGATATGGATAAAGATCCTAGCAGCGCATTTGATGGCCGTGCTGCTTTTTTGCGTGTCCGTAAGTGGACAAGGAAAGTGGACTTATTTGATAAGGACTTTGTATTCATTCCAGTAAATTACAA TTATCACTGGAGTCTGATcgtcatatgccatcctggtgAAGTGGCTAACTTTACGG ATGATGACACTGCAGTGAGCTCAGCCAAAGTACCATGTATATTACACATGGATTCTTTTAGAGGAAGTCATGTGGGTCTCAAAGATCTTCTGCGAAG CTACCTCTGCGAGGAATGGACAGAGAGGACAAAGGAAACATCTGATGTTGTCTCCTCAAAATTTCGAAATTTGAGATATATCGGTCTTGAG CTACCTCAACAACAAAATCTATCGGACTGTGGTCTTTTCTTGCTACACTATGTGGAGAAGTTTTTGGAGGAAGATCCTGCTGGTATCAGTCCATATAGGATAAAAGACTACCACAATGAATTT CTCAGCATAAACTGGTTTCAACCTCATGAGCCTTCTATAAAGCGCAGTGCAATCCAAAGACTGATCAGTAACCTACTCCAGAACCTTTCCCTAGAAAATTCTCCCTCTTGTGTGAGTAATAGTTTCTTTCCTGAAGGTGGTCTCAAGATAAGCAATGATGATGAAAATGCTGTAGAATTAGTATCTGAGCAGCTTGGTTCATCAAAGAGTTCAGACAATTTACCACATTCTCAAGCTAATGAGATAGACCCATTTCCTACTTCCTCTCTCACGGGTGTTTGCGCTAGTGATTCAGGCTTTGGTTTAAATGGATCTTTCGAGTCTGAATCTGATGAAACATTGCTTGACATGCGCTTTGGTCATTCAGCATCTTTTAACGAGTTCAGGAGTTCATTGCCACCAATACAG GAAGAGGTAGAAGATGGAGATCATCTTTTGTACACGGCAACTGAGACTGGCCTCCAGCATCTGGGTGGGAATGGGTCTGAACCCTGTGCCCTTTCCTATTCATCTGGGTCTCTTGCTGCGGAAACTTCCTGGATCCCAGGTGTGTCAGTTGTCCAAGATGTGGACGGGGAGGAGTTGGACTCATCACCAACTACTTCAGTCCATGACACTGAGAATCCATTGGAAGTTGAGGTCGTAGAACCATGCAAAGTGGATCGAGATATGAGTTCAGATGAGAAAATAGATCATCTAAGCTCGACGGCTGCCGATAATATTGACTGTTTGGTTGATGGACATGCCACTTCTGGCGAGCTGCTGGATATCACTTTGGCACAATGCTCTGTCGAGACACATGATAACAGTGGTACTGGTCCTTTCACCTCTGGCCAGGAGAACCTTCGTGATGATATCCATGGAAATGGCGACCTCGCCTGTAAAAGCTTGCTGCTCATTGGTCGTGGTTCTGGTTCAGAGGCAGATCCTCAACAGAATGTGAAAAGGAGGCGGCTTACACCCTTGGACGAAGGGGAAGTAGCATTTAGAAATAGCGTGTCACATGATCTGCATTTGTAG